A window of Gloeothece verrucosa PCC 7822 genomic DNA:
TAGTAAATTGTAAATCTTATGAATAATCCTGTAGTTGAAATTTCAAGGCTTAATTACTATTATGGTCATGGAACCTTACGCAAGCAAATACTATTCAACATCATTCTCGATATTTTCCAAGGAGAGATCGTCATTTTATCAGGTCCTTCAGGTTCTGGGAAAACCACATTATTAACCTTGATTGGAGCTTTAAGAAAAATCACAGAAGGCAGTATAAAAGTTTTAAATCAAGAACTTCTTAAAAGTAGTGATACAGAATTAATAGAAGTGCGGCGAAAAATTGGTTATATTTTCCAAGCACATAATTTACTGAGGTCTTTAACGGCTCGCGAAAATGTACAGATGACGATACAACTCCATAAAGATATTTCTCAAGAAGAAGCCCGAATTAAATCAGAAGCCATTCTTAGAACTGTAGGCCTAGGAAAATGGATTAATTATTATCCTGATGATTTATCTGGAGGACAAAAACAGCGAGTTGCCATTGCGCGGGCTTTAGTTTGTTCTCCTAAATTAGTTTTAGCAGATGAACCGACGGCTTCCTTAGATAGTAAATCTGGTCGAGCGGTAGTAGAAATTTTACAATCTTTAGTCAAAGAAAAAGGAAGTACAGTGCTTATGGTCACTCATGATAACCGTATTTTAGATATTGCTGATCGAATTATTTATATGGAAGATGGTTGTTTAGTGACAGGACATAATTTTTATCCATCTAAGCAATAGACAATATATCGCAGAATAGGAGTTAGGCACTCTCCAGGAAATATAGCAATCAAGAATGATTGATGAGAAATAATCCCAAGGTAGAGAATAGGAGTTACGCACTCCCAATTAAAAACAACGATCCTATTCTCTAAAAAATCTACATTTTGATAGATGCAAACGAATAAAAGTATTTTCTTAGACATTTTTAGCAGAGAAATATATAAATAGGCATATCTAAGCGAAAAATAATTATGATAATATTGATACACATTTTCAGGAAAGGAGATATAAAAAAGCCTTTAAATTAAAACAATCAAACATTCAAACAATTAACTTCTTTAATTAGAAATGTTAACGATTCTCGAATACCTATTATTGGCTGCTTTGATAGCACTAGATTTAATCATCAGCCGTTGGATAGGACAGCAATCCTATAGCTGGATGCCACCTGAAGCGACGGCAGAAGCACGACGGGTTGACGAATTATTTAGTTTTTTAGTCACAGCCGGAGCCTTTATATACATAGGAGTAATCAGCGTAATACTTTATTCAATTCTTTTTTTCAGAGCAAAAGAAGATGATTATAGTGAAGGACATCCTGGCCGGGGAAATTGGAAAATAGAAGTTCTTTGGACAGTTATACCAATTATTTTAGTAATGTGGTTAGCTATTCAAAGCTATAGTATTTACGGAGAATTAGATATATCAGGGTTATCTAAGTTAGTACAACTGGTTAATCCTTTAGAAAAAGCCGCTTATGCCAAAAGCTTTGATCATCAAAGCAACAGCCGCCAAGAGGTTAGCAACCAAAAAGTTGATGAAGACATTCAAGTTTTTGTCAAGCAGTGGCAATGGTATTTTCGCTATAAAAACGGCTTAGAAACTCATGAACTTCACTTACCGTTAAACGAAACAGTACGTTTAGTGATGAATTCACTAGATGTAATTCATGGCTTCTATGTTCCGGAATTTAGGCTCAAACAAGATATTTTTCCTAATCGCACTATTACTTTTGTTTTTAGTCCAACCCGAGCCGGAAAATATCGCTTACAAGATTCTCAATTCAGTGGAACTTATTTTTCTTTAATGCAGGCCAATGTTTATGTTGAATCTCCTCAAGAGTACAATCAATGGCTTAATAAAGCGGCTAATGCTCAAATAAAAACTCAAGAAAATGAGCGGATTGCCAGCGAACAAGAGTGGGGTGCGGAACCGGTTCCGCACCAATCCTTAAAAGCAGAAAATTTGCGCCCTGAACCCAGCAAAAAACCACTTTTTAATAGTGGTTGGCAAAGTTAATTAACGAATAACTAATGACCAATCAAAGCCTTACCGAAACCAATAAAAACCGTCGCTCTGACAACCGATCAGAAAATAATTGGCGACGTTATTTAAGTTTTAGTACAGATCACAAAGTAATCGGAGTTCAATATTTATTAACAACCTTCTTTTTCTTTTTAATTGGTGGACTTCTAGCCATGATTATCAGAGGGGAATTGCTCACGCCTGAATCTGATCTCGTGGATCGCGCCCTTTATAATGGCTTGTTTACCATGCACGGCACCATCATGATCTTTTTATGGATTATTCCCTGTATGGCAGGTTTAGCTAATTATTTAGTGCCGCTAATGATCGGAGCTAAAGATATGGCTTTTCCCTTATTAAACGCCATTGCTTTTTGGATTATTCCCCCAAGCGGCTTATTAATGCTATCGAGTTTTTTGTTACCAGATGGTACAGCACAATCCGGTTGGTGGTCTTACCCTCCCATTAGCCTTGAAATTCCAGGTGGACAGCCAATCAACGGTCAATTTATTTGGATTTTAAGCTTAATTTTTATCGGTATCTCATCAATTATGGGAGCCGTCAACTTCATCACTACCATTATATGGATGCGTGCCCCAGGTATGACATTTTTTAGAATGCCTGTGTTTGTTTGGACAGTTTTAAGCGCCCAATTACTACAATTAATTAGCTTACCTTCTCTAACAGGAGCAATAATTATGCTCTTGTTTGATTTGTTAGGAACACACTTTTTTACCCCTTTACATAATGGAGAACCCGTTATTTATCAACATTTATTTTGGTTTTATTCTCATCCGGCTGTTTATGTAATGGCTTTACCAGCATTTGGTATTTTCTCAGAAATTATTCCCGCTTTTAGTCGTAATCCTTTATTTGGTTATAGAAGCGTTGCTTTAGCCTCTTTCGGTATTGCTTTAGTAAGCCTTTTTGTCTGGGCACATCATATGTTTGCTAGTGCAACACCCAGTTGGTTAAGAATTACTTTTATGATTACTTCTATGATAGTAGCTGTGCCTACCGGCATTAAAGTATTTGCTTGGACAGCCACCGTTTGGAAATCTAAATTACATTTACAAACTCCCATGCTTTTTGCTTTAGCAGGAGTCATTATGTTTATTTTTGCTGGTATTACAGGAGTCATGCTTAGTGCTGTTCCTTTCGATTTACACGTCAATAATACACATTTCGTAGTAGGTCATTTTCATTATGTTGTTTATAACACGATCACGATGGCTATTTTTGGAGCATTTTATTTTTGGTTCCCCAAAATTACCGGACGAATGTACTCAGAAGGTTGGGGAAAATTACATTTTTGGCTAACATTTATCGGTGCTAATTTGACCTTTTTTCCTATGCACCCAGTAGGATTGCAAGGAATGGTTCGCCGCGTCTCTTCTTATCCTCCCGAATATCAGGGATGGAACATTATTGCTAGTCTTGGCTCATTTTTACTCGGCGTTTCGATTTTACCTTTTATTGCTAATATGATTTATTCTTGCCTTGAAGGAGAAAAAGCAAGTAATAATCCTTGGTATGCAACAGGATTAGAATGGGCAACTTCTTCTCCTCCTCCTCAAGAAAATTTTGCCGAAGTTCCTACAGTTACAAGACCTCCTTA
This region includes:
- a CDS encoding cytochrome c oxidase subunit I, with product MTNQSLTETNKNRRSDNRSENNWRRYLSFSTDHKVIGVQYLLTTFFFFLIGGLLAMIIRGELLTPESDLVDRALYNGLFTMHGTIMIFLWIIPCMAGLANYLVPLMIGAKDMAFPLLNAIAFWIIPPSGLLMLSSFLLPDGTAQSGWWSYPPISLEIPGGQPINGQFIWILSLIFIGISSIMGAVNFITTIIWMRAPGMTFFRMPVFVWTVLSAQLLQLISLPSLTGAIIMLLFDLLGTHFFTPLHNGEPVIYQHLFWFYSHPAVYVMALPAFGIFSEIIPAFSRNPLFGYRSVALASFGIALVSLFVWAHHMFASATPSWLRITFMITSMIVAVPTGIKVFAWTATVWKSKLHLQTPMLFALAGVIMFIFAGITGVMLSAVPFDLHVNNTHFVVGHFHYVVYNTITMAIFGAFYFWFPKITGRMYSEGWGKLHFWLTFIGANLTFFPMHPVGLQGMVRRVSSYPPEYQGWNIIASLGSFLLGVSILPFIANMIYSCLEGEKASNNPWYATGLEWATSSPPPQENFAEVPTVTRPPYDYGDPKIAVIEPSD
- a CDS encoding cytochrome c oxidase subunit II, whose amino-acid sequence is MLTILEYLLLAALIALDLIISRWIGQQSYSWMPPEATAEARRVDELFSFLVTAGAFIYIGVISVILYSILFFRAKEDDYSEGHPGRGNWKIEVLWTVIPIILVMWLAIQSYSIYGELDISGLSKLVQLVNPLEKAAYAKSFDHQSNSRQEVSNQKVDEDIQVFVKQWQWYFRYKNGLETHELHLPLNETVRLVMNSLDVIHGFYVPEFRLKQDIFPNRTITFVFSPTRAGKYRLQDSQFSGTYFSLMQANVYVESPQEYNQWLNKAANAQIKTQENERIASEQEWGAEPVPHQSLKAENLRPEPSKKPLFNSGWQS
- a CDS encoding DevA family ABC transporter ATP-binding protein; the encoded protein is MNNPVVEISRLNYYYGHGTLRKQILFNIILDIFQGEIVILSGPSGSGKTTLLTLIGALRKITEGSIKVLNQELLKSSDTELIEVRRKIGYIFQAHNLLRSLTARENVQMTIQLHKDISQEEARIKSEAILRTVGLGKWINYYPDDLSGGQKQRVAIARALVCSPKLVLADEPTASLDSKSGRAVVEILQSLVKEKGSTVLMVTHDNRILDIADRIIYMEDGCLVTGHNFYPSKQ